The genomic segment ACAATCTGTTCCAGCACATCGAACTCGCGCGCGGTCAGCTCTTCGGTACCCATGCGCTCCGCCAGCCGCTGCGCAATCGCCGGCGGAATATGCGACTTGCCCGCGTGCACTGCATGAATCGTCGAGATCAATTCGTCCGTCGTCATGCCCTTCAGCAGATAAGCGCGCGCCCCCGCCTGCAGCGCGCGATAAATATCCTCATCGCCGTCATACGTCGTCAGCACGATGAATCGCGCACCGGGCGTCTCCATCCGGATGCGCTGGATCACGTCTACCCCCGACAATCGCGGCAGGCGCAGGTCGATCAGCGTTATCGCCGGCTGGTATTTGCGAAACTGCGCGATCGCTTCCACGCCATCCGCGGCTTCGCCCACCACTTCGATGCCATCCACCACGTTGAGCAGCGCCACCAGCCCTTGCCGCACCACGTGATGATCCTCTACCACCAGAACCCGTATTGAATCCTGTGTCACCGCTGCTCCTTTGTCTCCTGCGGGAGAGTTATTCGCTCCGGCGAAGTAGTTTCCTGCGGGAAAGTTGCTTCTTTTGTCGTTGCCGCTTCCCCAGCGGCCTCAGAATCCCGCGCATCTTTTGGCTCATGCGTCTTGCCCGGCGCCGGCGCTCGCATGCGCACTGTCGTGCCCGCGCCAGGTTCGCTCGTCACTTCGAGCGTGCCGCCAATCGATGCCGCACGTTCGCGCATTCCGGTCAATCCATAGTGGCCCGGCGGCGACTCAAGAGGTGCACCATCGTTCGCGGCCGAAAATCCTCTCCCATCGTCGCGAATCTCCAGCGCAATCTCGTTGCGCCTGTACTCCAGTTGCACCTTCACGCTCGCCGCGCCCGCATGTTTCTTCACATTGTGGAGCGCCTCCTGCGCAATGCGCAGAATCTCGTTCTCCGTCCCGGGCGGCAGCGGCCGATACGCTCCGAAAATACCGAACTTCGCATCCAGTCCGTGGCCGCCGCTCGTCTCCACCAGCCTGCGCATGCGCACTGGCAGCGTGGCCTCTTCGGTGTCCTGCGAGCGCAGCGCCCATATCGATTGACGCGCATCGGCCAGTCCCTCGCGCACATATCCGCGCACTTTGTCGAGATGCTTCGAGGCCTTCTCTGTTTTGTTGTGACGCAGCAGTTCGCTCAGCACTTCAAGCTGCACACTGATGCCTACATATCCTTGCGCCAGCGTATCGTGAATTTCGCGCGCAATGCGGTTGCGCTCGCCCAGCACCGCGCGGAACTCACGTTCAGCGCGCAGCAGGCGCAGCTTCAGCGCCAGCAGCACCAGTCCCACCGCCGCCAACGCCAGCAGCACATAGAACCACACTGTCTGATAGAAGTGCGGCAGCAGTTGAAACGCGAGCGCCGTGCCCTCCGTGTTCCACACACCGTCATTGTTCGCGGCCTGCACGCGGAAGGTGTAATGCCCCGGCGGAATGTTTGTGTAGTACGCCGTGCGCCGGGACGCCGCATCCGTCCAGTCGTGGTCGAAGCCCTCAAGCTTGTAGCGGTACCGCACCTTTTGCGGCGCCACAAAGCTCAACCCCGCATATTCGAACTGAAAATGATTGTGCCCCGCCGGAACCTTGAGTCCCGCTGCATGCAGCGCCTGCTCCGCATCATCCACGGCGAATCGCTCTACTACTACTGGAGGCGCGACTTCGTTCACCGGAAAATGCGCGGGATCTACTTCGACCAGCCCCTTCGGCGTCGCGAACCACATGTGCCCATCCTGCGCGCGCCACGCAGAAGGATGGCTGTTCACCGCCGTCTCGCGGCTGCGCAATCCATCGGCAGTTCCGAACTCCAGCCAGTGCGCGCAATCCGCGCTCTGCATGGGAGCCATGCTTTCGGTGCAATCGCAGCGCGCCAGTCCCGTTCCAGTAGCGAACCACAGATGATTGCGCCCATCGTCCAGAATCGCGTGAATAGTGGTGCTGCCCAGGTTGTGATCCGTGACCGGCTTGAAGCGGTTGCCATCCCACACGTTCCACCCGTGATCCTGCGTTCCCACCAGCAGCGAACCGTTCGCGCGTGCCAGAATCGCAGTGATGACGTTGCTCGACAACCCCTGCACTGCGGTGAAGTTGGTCAGCACGCCTTGATGCAAACGAGACAGCCCAGCAAACGTTGCGATCCACAGATCGCCGTGCGCATCGCGCGCCATCGCGCCCACCATGTTGCTGCCCAATCCGTTCGCCGTGGTGTAGGTCTTCATCAGCCCCGCGTCCAGCTCGCCGGGCTTGCTCCAGTGCGTCACGCCACGCCGCGTGCCGATCCACAAGGTCCCATCCGCATCGGCATGCAGCGAGCGAATGAAATCATCCGGCAGTCCATCTGCCGAAGTAAACGACGCGACCGCGCTGCGTCGTATCCTGCTCAATCCATCAGCCGTGCCCACCCACAGATCGCCATTCGGCGCAGAAGCGAGGGAAAGAATCACCTCGCTCAAGAGCCCATCACGAACGCCGTAGGTCTTCGCCTGCTGCGTCGTGCCCGGCTTGATCGCAGTCACGCCATTACCCGCAGTCCCCACCCACAAAGTGCCCGCGCCGTCCTGCACAACGGTGGTCACGTTGTCGCTCGGCAATCCATCGCGCGTGGTCAGCGTCTGGAATCGTTGATCGCGCAGAATCTGCAACCCATTCGACTCCGTGCCCACCCACAGATTGCCCTCGCGATCCTCAAGGATTGCCAGCACCGAGGCTGATGCCAGCGGATCCGTCACCGGCAGCTTGTCCAGCTTCCCTTCCGCATACCGCACCAGCCCGCTATTCGTCCCGATCCAAAGCGCTCCTTGCCGATCCCCGAACAGCGCCTGAATGCGCGAACCAGGCAAGTCCCGCCCGACGAACCACTGTTGCTCTATCAGGGTTCCGCGCATGATAGCGGCGGCGGTCTTGCTAGCCTCCGCGTACATCTCTCCTCCCAGCGCGACGTGAAGTTCCACACCCGGAAGCGAACCCGCCGGAGAGTCCGACGCCGCGGGTTGAATGGCCAGGTTCTGTTTGCCAAAGATCTGCGCGCGGCCCGCTGAGGTCCATGCGATGACCGAATCCTCTCGGCCCTGAGCGAGCCGATTAATTTGGTTGGCAGGCAGTCCATCGGCGGTCGTCAACACCGTAACCGCCCCATCCTTCAACCGCGCCAACCCGCTGCTGGTCCCCACCCACAGCGCCCCATCCTTCGCCGCCAGCAGACACTGCACATCGCTTCCCGGCAGCGCCGGTTTCGAGTGCTCATCGAACAGCACGAAACCGACCCCGTCGAACCGGACCAGCCCCACCTCGGTTCCCAGCCACAGATACCCATTCGCGGTCTGCGCCAGCGCCTGCACCGTGTTCTGCGGCAGCCCGTTCTCCATCGCCCAGCTCTGCCGGTTCAGGTTCGCCAGCGGCGTAGTTGGCTCCAGCGCCCGGACGCCAGCCACTCCCGCGAGCAGGCAAACGGCCAGCGAGCCGGCGGCAGCCACCCTCGTCCGGGCCGCACCGCCCGCTCCCTTGCCCATCGAATTGTCTCTGTATGCGCTCAAAGCTTGAAGAGCGCGCCCTTCAGCAATCCAGAAATGTAGCGGAAGTGCGCTCTTTTACAGTAATTGGACTCGTCTCCGCCTGCACAGCGATCTCGAACCTAAACCGCTCCCGCTCAACCTTTTGGTGGAGCCCAGTGTCCCTCCAATGACTCAAGACACCCAATCAGCCCACCGGTACTCTGTGTATGTCTCCTGAATAGCCTGTACTTCACTGGTTATGTGACAAATTAGGGGCGGCGCCAGACGGTAGCCGCCCTTTCCTTTTGCGCCCCCTTCCCCCCTCTTTGTTACCCTCTTTCTCGCATGGAATTCCACAATCTGCGCCTCGAACTCCGTCCCCCCATCGCCGTCGTCACCCTCGACCGCCCTAAAGTCCTCAATGCCCTGAACGCTGCCACGTTCTCCGAGCTGAGCGCTGCCTTCGAGACTCTCGCCGCAGATGCATCCATCGGAGTCATCCTGCTCACCGGCGCGGGCGGCCGCGCATTCGCCGCCGGAGCCGACATCAGCGAGCTCTCTTCGGCCTCAACTCCCGAAACCGGTCGCGCCTTCGCCCTCAAGGGGCAGCAGGTCTTTCGCCGCATTGAGACGCTCGGCAAACCCGTCATCGCCTGCATTCAGGGCTTCACTCTTGGCGGCGGCTGCGAGCTCGCCCTGGCCTGTACCTTCCGCATCGCCTCAGACGACGCGCGTCTCGGTCAGCCCGAAGTGAAACTTGGCGTCATCGCCGGTTATGGCGGAACCCAGCGGCTCCCCCGCCTCGTCGGCCGCGGCGCCGCACTCAAGCTCCTGCTCACCGGCGAAATCATCAACGCCCAGGAGGCGCTTCGGATCGGCCTCGTCGACGAAGTCGTTCCCGCCGCCGAGCTCATGACCCGCGCCGAGGCCCTCGCCCACTCCATCGCCGCTAATGCGCCTCTCGCCCTCGCCGAAACCCTCCAGATTGTCGACGAAGGCCTCAGCCTGCCCCTGGAGCTCGCCGTCCTGCGCGAAGCCGACAGCTTCGGCCGCCTTTGTGCCACCCGCGACAAAGCCGAAGGCACCGCCGCCTTCCTCGCCAAGCGCCCCGCCACCTGGAAAGGCGAATAAATCCCGCTCCACACAGACGTGCTCAGCTCGCTCAGGTCGCAAATCACATGCGAACCGAACAACAACACCCGG from the Occallatibacter riparius genome contains:
- a CDS encoding enoyl-CoA hydratase/isomerase family protein, producing the protein MEFHNLRLELRPPIAVVTLDRPKVLNALNAATFSELSAAFETLAADASIGVILLTGAGGRAFAAGADISELSSASTPETGRAFALKGQQVFRRIETLGKPVIACIQGFTLGGGCELALACTFRIASDDARLGQPEVKLGVIAGYGGTQRLPRLVGRGAALKLLLTGEIINAQEALRIGLVDEVVPAAELMTRAEALAHSIAANAPLALAETLQIVDEGLSLPLELAVLREADSFGRLCATRDKAEGTAAFLAKRPATWKGE
- a CDS encoding response regulator, with translation MTQDSIRVLVVEDHHVVRQGLVALLNVVDGIEVVGEAADGVEAIAQFRKYQPAITLIDLRLPRLSGVDVIQRIRMETPGARFIVLTTYDGDEDIYRALQAGARAYLLKGMTTDELISTIHAVHAGKSHIPPAIAQRLAERMGTEELTAREFDVLEQIVHGKSNKEIATELEISEATVKTHINSLLGKLGVTDRTQAATAAIQRGIVPLESLRKSKS
- a CDS encoding sensor histidine kinase gives rise to the protein MGKGAGGAARTRVAAAGSLAVCLLAGVAGVRALEPTTPLANLNRQSWAMENGLPQNTVQALAQTANGYLWLGTEVGLVRFDGVGFVLFDEHSKPALPGSDVQCLLAAKDGALWVGTSSGLARLKDGAVTVLTTADGLPANQINRLAQGREDSVIAWTSAGRAQIFGKQNLAIQPAASDSPAGSLPGVELHVALGGEMYAEASKTAAAIMRGTLIEQQWFVGRDLPGSRIQALFGDRQGALWIGTNSGLVRYAEGKLDKLPVTDPLASASVLAILEDREGNLWVGTESNGLQILRDQRFQTLTTRDGLPSDNVTTVVQDGAGTLWVGTAGNGVTAIKPGTTQQAKTYGVRDGLLSEVILSLASAPNGDLWVGTADGLSRIRRSAVASFTSADGLPDDFIRSLHADADGTLWIGTRRGVTHWSKPGELDAGLMKTYTTANGLGSNMVGAMARDAHGDLWIATFAGLSRLHQGVLTNFTAVQGLSSNVITAILARANGSLLVGTQDHGWNVWDGNRFKPVTDHNLGSTTIHAILDDGRNHLWFATGTGLARCDCTESMAPMQSADCAHWLEFGTADGLRSRETAVNSHPSAWRAQDGHMWFATPKGLVEVDPAHFPVNEVAPPVVVERFAVDDAEQALHAAGLKVPAGHNHFQFEYAGLSFVAPQKVRYRYKLEGFDHDWTDAASRRTAYYTNIPPGHYTFRVQAANNDGVWNTEGTALAFQLLPHFYQTVWFYVLLALAAVGLVLLALKLRLLRAEREFRAVLGERNRIAREIHDTLAQGYVGISVQLEVLSELLRHNKTEKASKHLDKVRGYVREGLADARQSIWALRSQDTEEATLPVRMRRLVETSGGHGLDAKFGIFGAYRPLPPGTENEILRIAQEALHNVKKHAGAASVKVQLEYRRNEIALEIRDDGRGFSAANDGAPLESPPGHYGLTGMRERAASIGGTLEVTSEPGAGTTVRMRAPAPGKTHEPKDARDSEAAGEAATTKEATFPQETTSPERITLPQETKEQR